AAGTGCTCAGTTGTCCGGCATTTACTTCCCGGGGTAACTCACATGCCAGATGGAGTTGGAGCCGTCGTCGCTCACGAATAGTGAGCCGTCGTTCGCGACGGCTACGCCGACGGGGCGGCCCCAGATTTTGCCCTCTTTTGTGACAAAGCCGGTCATGAAATCTTCGTA
Above is a genomic segment from Terriglobia bacterium containing:
- a CDS encoding sorbosone dehydrogenase family protein, with protein sequence YEDFMTGFVTKEGKIWGRPVGVAVANDGSLFVSDDGSNSIWHVSYPGK